In Clostridium sp. DL-VIII, the following proteins share a genomic window:
- a CDS encoding NAD(+) synthase, which yields MDFIKVAAACPKTRVGDVDYNIENILSCIDDAKKSGNKFIVFPELCITSYTCGDLFLQEYLITKALNGIKEILENTKNNDILIAVGAPLLYGSALYNCAFLLFKGKILGIVPKSYLPNYSEFYEKRWFTEGLSVEDEIVDLPYQKDIPFGTNLIFSSSIANFGIEICEDLWVAIPPSSYLALMGAHIIGNLSASNELVSKMDYRKSLISNQSARTMCSYIYSSAGIHESTTDVLFSGHLLISENGSLLKENNRFQRENEVISSIVDVFKLKAERMKNLSFRDSSRFINKKPNIIKFEFDDTSIQTFDRFIDKHPFVPSYEKEREIRCKEIFNIQAAGLAKRLEHTRSQKAVIGISGGLDSTLALLVIVKTFELLNLDKKNIVTITMPGFGTTDRTYNNAVNLCRELGTELREINIVKASLQHFEDIGHDKNIHDVTYENVQARERTQILMDLANKEGGLLIGTGDLSELALGWCTYNGDHMSMYSVNPSIPKTLVRYLVQYAAQNESTDIVCDILMDILDTPVSPELLPKDKNGEIAQKTEDIVGPYELHDFFLYHFIKHGSTKERIFFLAKNAFKDNYSEQEIQKWLDKFMFRFFTQQFKRSALPDGPKVGSISLSPRGDWRMPSDAVPWK from the coding sequence ATGGATTTTATTAAAGTTGCTGCAGCCTGCCCTAAAACCAGAGTTGGTGATGTTGACTATAATATTGAAAATATATTATCATGCATAGATGATGCAAAGAAAAGTGGAAATAAATTCATAGTATTTCCTGAACTCTGCATTACCTCTTATACTTGTGGAGATTTATTTTTACAAGAATATTTAATTACTAAAGCTTTAAATGGTATTAAAGAGATTTTAGAAAATACTAAAAACAATGATATTTTAATAGCTGTTGGTGCTCCACTACTTTATGGCAGTGCCCTATATAATTGTGCATTTCTATTGTTTAAAGGAAAAATCTTAGGAATAGTCCCAAAATCATATCTTCCAAATTACAGTGAATTCTATGAAAAGAGATGGTTTACTGAAGGACTTTCAGTAGAGGATGAAATAGTTGATCTACCTTACCAAAAGGATATTCCATTTGGTACAAATTTAATTTTCTCATCTAGCATTGCAAACTTCGGAATTGAAATTTGTGAAGATTTATGGGTAGCGATACCACCTAGTTCTTATCTTGCTCTTATGGGCGCTCATATAATCGGAAATCTTTCAGCTTCAAATGAACTTGTAAGTAAAATGGATTATAGAAAAAGCCTAATTTCAAATCAAAGTGCTAGGACAATGTGCAGTTACATATATTCTTCAGCTGGAATTCACGAATCTACTACAGATGTATTATTCAGCGGACATTTATTAATAAGCGAAAATGGTTCTTTATTAAAAGAAAATAATAGATTTCAAAGAGAAAATGAAGTAATCTCTTCTATCGTTGATGTATTTAAATTAAAAGCTGAACGAATGAAAAATCTTAGTTTTAGGGATTCATCTAGATTCATAAATAAAAAACCTAACATCATTAAATTTGAATTTGATGATACATCTATACAAACTTTTGATAGGTTCATAGATAAACATCCTTTTGTACCTTCTTATGAAAAAGAAAGAGAAATAAGATGCAAAGAAATATTCAATATCCAGGCTGCTGGATTAGCTAAAAGATTGGAACATACAAGATCACAAAAAGCAGTTATTGGAATATCTGGAGGCTTAGATTCTACACTTGCACTACTTGTAATAGTTAAAACCTTTGAACTTTTAAATTTAGATAAAAAGAATATTGTAACTATTACTATGCCTGGTTTCGGTACAACTGATAGAACTTATAATAATGCTGTTAATCTATGCAGAGAATTAGGTACAGAACTTAGAGAAATAAATATTGTTAAAGCATCTCTTCAACATTTTGAAGATATTGGTCATGATAAAAATATACACGATGTAACCTATGAAAATGTTCAAGCAAGGGAAAGAACACAAATTTTAATGGACCTTGCAAATAAAGAAGGCGGCCTTTTGATTGGAACTGGTGATTTATCAGAGCTTGCTCTTGGCTGGTGCACTTATAATGGTGATCATATGTCAATGTATTCTGTAAATCCATCTATTCCTAAAACACTAGTTAGATACCTGGTACAATATGCTGCTCAAAATGAATCTACTGATATTGTCTGCGATATACTTATGGATATTTTAGATACACCAGTTAGTCCTGAATTATTGCCTAAAGACAAAAACGGTGAGATTGCTCAAAAGACAGAAGATATTGTGGGCCCTTATGAGCTCCATGATTTCTTCCTATATCATTTCATAAAGCATGGTTCTACAAAAGAAAGAATATTTTTCTTAGCTAAAAATGCATTTAAAGATAATTATTCTGAGCAGGAAATACAAAAGTGGCTGGATAAATTTATGTTTAGATTCTTTACTCAACAATTTAAAAGAAGCGCTCTCCCTGATGGTCCAAAAGTCGGCAGCATTTCTTTAAGCCCAAGAGGTGATTGGCGAATGCCTTCTGATGCTGTTCCTTGGAAATAA
- a CDS encoding NfeD family protein: MSGIVIFWLIVIICAFAIDILTSNFCFMLLSIGAIAAIICEVLGITLGIQVIVFAILNIIAFLAGYPILKKKFKAEHKSIPRMEETYIGKVMKSDQEISNKAQVKVSGEYWTVINEGDTINQGDKFIITGIEGIKLKIKKVQED; this comes from the coding sequence ATGAGTGGAATAGTGATTTTTTGGTTAATTGTTATTATTTGCGCATTTGCAATAGATATTTTAACCAGTAATTTTTGCTTTATGCTATTATCAATAGGAGCTATTGCAGCTATAATATGTGAAGTACTGGGAATAACATTGGGAATTCAGGTTATAGTGTTTGCTATACTGAATATAATAGCATTTTTAGCAGGATATCCAATACTTAAGAAAAAATTTAAGGCAGAGCACAAAAGCATACCGCGTATGGAAGAAACATATATAGGTAAGGTTATGAAAAGTGACCAAGAGATTAGTAATAAAGCACAAGTAAAGGTTAGTGGAGAATATTGGACTGTAATTAATGAAGGAGATACAATCAATCAAGGAGATAAATTTATTATTACAGGAATTGAAGGAATTAAATTAAAAATTAAAAAGGTTCAGGAGGATTAA
- a CDS encoding SPFH domain-containing protein encodes MVTIIVLGVILLLIFIVVLSSIKVVNTGYLYVVERFGQFHKVLEPGLHFIMPFVDFVRRRVSTKQQILDVEPQSVITKDNVKILVDNVIFYKVLNARDAVYNIESFQSGIVYSATTNMRNILGNMTLDEILSGRDSINQDLLSIIDEVTDAYGIKILSVEIKNIVPPAEIQEAMEKQMRAERDKRAMILQAEGLRQSQIEKAEGEKQAKILSAEAEKQANIRRAEGLKESQLLEAEGKAKAIEEIAAAEAEAIRKVNQAIIDSGTNETVIALKQVEALKEMANNPANKLILPNETLSSLGSIAAIGEMLKGNK; translated from the coding sequence ATGGTAACAATTATAGTTTTAGGGGTTATATTATTATTAATATTTATAGTGGTATTATCATCAATTAAAGTTGTAAATACAGGTTATTTATATGTAGTAGAAAGATTTGGACAATTTCATAAAGTGTTAGAACCAGGATTGCATTTTATAATGCCATTTGTAGATTTTGTTAGAAGAAGAGTTTCTACTAAGCAGCAGATTTTAGATGTAGAGCCTCAATCAGTTATCACTAAGGATAATGTTAAGATATTAGTAGATAATGTTATATTTTATAAGGTGCTAAATGCAAGAGATGCAGTATATAATATAGAAAGTTTCCAATCAGGTATAGTTTATTCAGCTACAACTAATATGAGAAATATATTAGGTAATATGACATTGGATGAGATTTTATCAGGAAGAGATTCAATAAATCAAGATCTTTTAAGTATTATTGATGAAGTTACAGATGCATATGGAATAAAGATTCTTTCAGTAGAAATTAAAAATATAGTTCCACCAGCTGAAATTCAAGAAGCAATGGAAAAACAAATGAGAGCTGAAAGAGATAAGAGAGCTATGATTCTTCAAGCAGAAGGTTTAAGGCAGTCTCAAATAGAAAAGGCAGAAGGAGAAAAGCAGGCAAAAATATTATCAGCAGAAGCTGAAAAACAAGCTAATATAAGAAGAGCCGAAGGGTTAAAAGAATCACAATTATTAGAAGCAGAAGGTAAGGCAAAAGCTATAGAAGAGATAGCAGCTGCAGAAGCAGAGGCTATAAGAAAAGTAAATCAAGCTATTATAGATTCTGGAACTAATGAGACAGTTATAGCCTTAAAGCAGGTTGAAGCTCTTAAAGAAATGGCTAATAACCCAGCTAATAAGCTTATATTACCAAATGAGACATTGTCATCTCTTGGAAGTATAGCGGCTATTGGAGAAATGCTTAAAGGAAATAAATAG
- a CDS encoding YoaK family protein → MADTKNYSETLGFGMLLASTGGFMDMYSYSVHGHVFATGQTGNFVLVAFNLADRNYIEAFHALVPIISFWIGIFISWYMFYSIFKEKSLFWQRGIITVSMVVLFIAGLITSTYSDIFANTLVSFAASLQYCAFRKLGSGDNYASIFCTGNMRSCADNYFKGIVKKDKACLKKALRYSCILISFFIGAVISALEAGVFHEKSIWTVEIILIAGFIISFLYNSNIQKRIALVSIIKTQFDNIMYKLKTQNEIK, encoded by the coding sequence TTGGCAGATACTAAAAATTATTCAGAAACACTAGGCTTTGGAATGTTGCTGGCTTCCACAGGTGGTTTTATGGACATGTATTCTTATAGTGTTCATGGACATGTTTTTGCTACAGGTCAAACAGGCAATTTTGTACTTGTCGCTTTCAATTTGGCAGATAGAAATTATATAGAAGCATTTCATGCTCTTGTACCTATTATATCTTTTTGGATAGGTATTTTTATATCATGGTATATGTTTTATTCTATTTTTAAAGAAAAATCTTTATTCTGGCAACGTGGAATCATTACAGTCTCAATGGTTGTATTATTTATTGCTGGATTAATAACATCCACATATTCAGACATATTTGCTAACACTCTTGTATCCTTTGCCGCCTCATTGCAATATTGTGCCTTTCGAAAGCTTGGCTCAGGAGATAATTATGCTAGTATATTCTGCACTGGAAATATGCGTTCATGCGCTGACAATTATTTTAAAGGTATAGTAAAAAAAGATAAGGCGTGTCTAAAAAAAGCTTTAAGGTATAGCTGCATTTTAATTTCTTTTTTCATAGGGGCAGTCATTAGTGCTTTAGAAGCAGGTGTCTTTCACGAAAAATCTATATGGACTGTTGAGATAATTCTTATCGCTGGATTCATTATCTCATTTTTGTATAATTCAAATATACAAAAAAGAATTGCTTTAGTTAGCATTATTAAAACACAATTTGATAATATAATGTACAAGTTAAAGACACAAAATGAAATAAAATGA
- a CDS encoding LysR family transcriptional regulator, which translates to MDILQLKYFLIVAEYEHMTKAAHSLHIAQPALSQSIKHLEEELGVTLFERRNRSICLNASGKLLQAELIPIINVLDSLPERLKEVNNQESRTIQLNILSASLLVTQSIISFKKLYPEVNFRLSQDANETEFDVCISCAASDMVPKDSIPLLEEKILLAVPSISKYASFKSITLNEVEKEGFISFSGRRPFRIICDDYCSQIGFKPKIIFESDNQESIRNLVDSNLGIAFWPEYSWGRRSSRNAIMLPISEPKCSRTIYALINKNLRRSNYVITFMEHLRRFILDIKNTNGNY; encoded by the coding sequence ATGGATATTCTTCAATTAAAATACTTTCTTATTGTAGCTGAATATGAACATATGACAAAGGCGGCGCATTCTTTACATATTGCACAGCCAGCTTTATCTCAGTCAATAAAACATTTGGAAGAAGAATTAGGAGTTACTCTTTTTGAAAGAAGGAATAGGAGTATATGCCTAAATGCATCAGGAAAATTATTGCAAGCTGAGTTGATTCCAATTATAAATGTTCTAGATTCACTTCCAGAACGTTTGAAAGAAGTAAATAATCAAGAATCCAGAACCATACAACTAAACATATTATCAGCATCTTTACTTGTTACTCAATCAATAATCTCCTTTAAAAAATTATATCCGGAAGTGAATTTCAGATTGTCCCAGGATGCTAATGAGACTGAGTTTGATGTGTGTATTTCCTGTGCTGCATCTGATATGGTTCCTAAAGATAGTATTCCATTACTTGAGGAGAAGATATTATTGGCAGTTCCAAGTATAAGCAAATATGCTTCATTTAAATCTATTACTTTAAATGAGGTAGAAAAAGAGGGATTTATAAGTTTTTCGGGTAGAAGACCTTTCAGAATTATCTGTGATGATTATTGCAGTCAAATAGGATTTAAACCTAAGATTATATTTGAAAGTGATAATCAGGAATCTATAAGAAACTTGGTAGATTCAAATCTAGGTATTGCATTTTGGCCTGAGTATTCATGGGGACGGAGGAGCTCAAGAAATGCGATCATGCTTCCGATTAGTGAACCGAAATGTAGTCGTACAATTTATGCACTTATAAATAAAAATTTAAGAAGAAGTAATTATGTTATAACTTTTATGGAACATTTAAGAAGATTTATACTTGATATTAAAAATACAAATGGAAATTATTAA